The following are from one region of the Dreissena polymorpha isolate Duluth1 chromosome 2, UMN_Dpol_1.0, whole genome shotgun sequence genome:
- the LOC127866092 gene encoding mucin-5AC-like isoform X2: MRCPELVGCYLLGPSCLSVFVVKAFAQSAVLNSVKPTSVQTTASYPLSSSSEVLTSSTSILTPSSDLSKPTMLLVSSTSSYMTTDLSTLLDTSSIRSMISSTPIVFPSSITQSSSTNSENTTFPTMSPSSTSTQTTVSHNTQQRNTIINTTGTTTQTYVAEITLGESTSTHTTAAPNTSAGSNTTQTTAASTTSAASNTTQTSAASNTTQTSAASITTQTSTASTTTQSTVEPITPAASTTLLTTATPNSSAVSTSTQTTAASTTSAASTTTQSTVKPITSAASTTLQTTAAPNSLAVSTSTQTTAEPTTQSTSTTTQTSVAPNTSAASTTTQTIAAPITPELSTATQTTVEPTTSAANTTVQTTSIPITSAASTTTQNTMEPTTSTSSVPIQTIASTMTSAAHTKTQTTVESITSAASNAIQNTAVPIISATNTTTQTTAAPTTPTDSTTKQITTTPITSEETTTAQNTMEPTTSTSSITTQTIAAPITSAASITAQTTAAQITLAVSTTQNSTSAQTTEEPNSTTQTTTSTTTLTSITTTHTTVGPITSSPTTTKHSTLEPSTSTSSTTTQATDVTITSLPEISTQTTAVKITSPPTTTNETTAVPINTMSNSSTQTTATSITSLLNTLAQTTAEQINLPSNTSTDASTSHFISTSNIMTQLTGSLSSSLYSTTTQITDVQTTSTLSFTKPSTSLMSTENKTTETISSPKNATVQIMSTLTTSKETTSTTTPSQSSKTTKTIVIPFISPNMTISPITASPIIVSLSSTVLSNTTAYSDTTTIKLQENTSFEDKTTTALLDSTESHLSTNMLPDYTANITTNVPLSKSTTSFTTTTILPDSTTTPIDSINSATTKANLPVSTHNSTSFPTTPQNSTTRPATTSTQPDSKTGATTTALQETTTSAIPTSSRPNITENYIDYTIRYTTTTTPQGSTTNPTRTNALPDSTTSYLTTVYLPPSTTSKTTTTKPHDSTTSATLTLPDYTKSSTIKTLLPNSKTSTLIATSTLPNGITHTRATTATLVLPNITTDNTTIQTTLPDTTFLNAMSTLDYSMSSSTETQRSISTLLSTLLRPTVSSNTASLTTNVTSSGTLPSSTALTDVPVTNMTPTSTPSTFTLTISALSEVSTTGTWSQSTDLSTVLKVSESPSIGTTYTSTLKPNELTVAPQTTANSSSSTGNLNFSPSPSVDQQKGNKRPRGLTAGEKAAIGVCITMFIMAIVGAAFWIYRRRRYRGKWLINNDIGYRQWSFTNASYTGEEEDEQIKFKQSTRNNSSI; encoded by the exons ATGAGGTGCCCGGAGCTTGTGGGCTGTTATCTTTTGGGACCGTCGTGTCTTTCAg TGTTCGTAGTGAAGGCATTTGCACAGTCTGCCGTACTTAACTCTGTGAAACCAACCTCCGTTCAAACAACCGCATCATATCCGCTTTCTTCTTCATCAGAAGTTCTTACATCATCAACGTCAATACTCACGCCATCGTCAGATTTATCCAAACCAACTATGTTGCTGGTTAGTTCAACGTCATCGTATATGACCACGGATTTATCAACGCTTCTAGATACATCGTCGATACGTTCCATGATTTCGAGCACACCAATAGTATTCCCTTCGTCAATTACTCAATCATCGAGCACAAATTCAGAAAACACTACGTTTCCAACCATGTCGCCATCTAGTACTTCGACACAAACCACTGTATCACATAATACTCAGCAACGGAATACTATAATAAACACCACGGGCACAACTACACAAACCTATGTTGCAGAAATTACTTTAGGAGAAAGCACTTCAACACACACCACTGCGGCACCAAATACTTCAGCAGGGAGCAATACAACACAAACAACTGCAGCATCAACAACTTCAGCAGCGAGCAATACAACACAAACTTCAGCAGCGAGCAATACAACACAAACTTCAGCAGCGAGCATTACAACACAAACTTCAACAGCGAGCACTACAACACAATCCACTGTAGAACCAATTACTCCAGCAGCGAGTACTACATTACTAACCACTGCGACACCAAATTCTTCAGCAGTGAGCACTTCAACACAAACAACTGCGGCATCAACAACTTCAGCAGCGAGCACTACAACACAATCTACTGTAAAACCAATTACTTCAGCAGCCAGTACTACATTACAAACCACTGCGGCACCAAATTCTTTAGCAGTGAGCACTTCAACACAAACCACCGCAGAACCAACAACCCAATCAACAAGCACTACAACACAAACCAGTGTGGCACCAAATACTTCAGCAGCAAGCACTACAACACAAACCATTGCGGCGCCAATTACTCCAGAATTGAGCACTGCAACACAAACCACTGTGGAACCAACAACTTCAGCAGCGAACACTACAGTACAAACCACTTCGATACCAATTACTTCAGCAGCCAGCACTACAACACAAAACACTATGGAACCAACTACTTCAACATCAAGCGTTCCAATACAAACTATTGCGTCAACAATGACTTCAGCGGCACACACTAAAACACAAACCACTGTGGAATCAATTACTTCAGCAGCGAGCAACGCAATACAAAATACTGCAGTACCAATTATTTCAGCAACGAACACTACAACACAAACCACTGCTGCACCAACTACTCCAACAGACAGCACTACAAAACAAATCACTACGACACCAATTACTTCAGAAGAGACCACCACAGCACAAAATACTATGGAACCTACTACGTCGACATCTAGCATTACAACACAAACCATTGCAGCACCAATTACTTCAGCAGCAAGCATTACAGCACAAACCACCGCAGCACAAATTACTTTAGCAGTAAGCACAACACAAAACAGCACTTCAGCACAAACCACTGAAGAACCAAACTCTACAACACAAAccactacatctacaactactttaacatcaattactacaacacaTACCACTGTGGGGCCAATTACTTCATCACCTACTACTACAAAACATTCCACTTTGGAACCATCTACTTCCACATCCAGCACTACTACGCAAGCAACTGATGTAACAATAACATCATTACCGGAAATTTCAACGCAAACCACTGCGGTAAAAATTACTTCACCACCTACCACTACAAATGAAACCACCGCCGTACCAATTAATACAATGTCCAACTCTTCAACACAAACCACAGCCACGAGTATTACTTCACTGTTAAACACATTAGCACAGACCACTGCCGAGCAAATCAATTTACCATCAAACACTTCTACAGACGCCTCTACATCCCATTTTATTTCTACATCAAATATCATGACACAACTCACTGGATCACTATCTTCATCACTATACAGCACTACCACACAAATCACTGATGTACAAACTACTTCTACATTGAGCTTTACGAAACCATCTACTTCACTTATGAGcactgaaaacaaaacaactgaAACAATCTCTTCACCAAAAAACGCTACAGTGCAAATCATGTCGACACTAACTACATCCAAAGAGACTACTTCGACAACAACTCCATCACAAtcaagcaaaacaacaaaaacaattgttATACCATTTATATCACCAAACATGACTATTTCACCAATCACTGCGTCACCGATTATAGTATCATTGAGCTCTACGGTGTTGTCAAATACTACGGCCTATAGCGACACTACAACAATTAAGCTGCAAGAGAATACTTCTTTTGAGGATAAGACAACAACAGCTTTACTGGACAGCACAGAAAGCCATCTTTCTACAAATATGCTACCAGATTATACAGCAAACATTACAACCAACGTCCCGTTATCAAAGAGTACAACTAGCTTTACGACTACAACTATTTTACCAGATAGCACAACTACACCTATAGATAGTATAAATAGTGCAACAACAAAAGCGAATCTACCAGTAAGTACTCATAACTCCACAAGTTTTCCAACCACACCTCAAAATAGCACAACAAGACCAGCTACTACATCTACGCAACCAGATAGCAAAACGGGGGCGACAACAACTGCACTACAAGAAACCACAACTAGCGCCATACCAACAAGTAGTCGACCAAATATTACTGAAAACTACATCGATTATACAATTAGATATACAACAACTACAACGCCTCAAGGAAGCACAACAAACCCTACGAGAACAAATGCGTTACCAGATAGCACAACAAGCTATTTGACAACAGTTTACCTTCCACCTAGCACAACAAGCAAAACAACTACAACTAAACCACATGATAGCACAACTAGCGCTACATTGACCCTACCAGATTACACAAAAAGCTCTACGATAAAAACTTTGCTACCAAATAGCAAAACAAGCACTTTGATAGCAACATCTACACTACCAAATGGGATCACTCATACGAGGGCAACAACAGCGACACTTGTTCTGCCAAATATCACAACTGATAACACTACAATACAAACTACTCTACCTGATACTACATTTTTGAATGCCATGAGCACCTTGGACTACAGTATGTCATCAAGTACTGAAACCCAAAGAAGTATATCTACGTTATTAAGTACACTTTTGAGACCAACAGTGTCATCCAACACAGCCTCTCTAACCACAAATGTGACGTCTTCTGGCACTCTTCCATCTTCAACTGCGCTGACAGACGTACCTGTAACAAACATGACTCCTACATCAACTCCCTCAACATTTACCTTGACTATCTCTGCTTTATCCGAGGTCTCAACAACAGGAACATGGTCACAAAGTACAGACCTGTCTACAGTCTTAAAAGTGTCTGAGTCCCCGTCAATCGGGACTACATACACCAGCACGTTGAAGCCAAATGAGTTGACTGTAGCACCACAGACAACTGCAAATTCCTCATCTTCCACTGGCAACCTCAACTTTAGCCCAAGCCCCAGTGTGGATCAGCAGAAGGGTAACAAGAGGCCTAGAGGACTAACAGCTGGGGAAAAGGCCGCAATAGGGGTTTGCATTACTATGTTCATAATGGCCATTGTGGGTGCAGCTTTCTGGATTTACAGAAG GCGGAGATACCGGGGAAAGTGGCTCATCAACAACGATATTGGCTACAGACAATGGAGTTTCACCAATGCCAGTTACACCGGTGAGGAAGAG GATGAACAGATCAAGTTTAAGCAGTCCACAAGAAATAACAGTTCTATATGA
- the LOC127866092 gene encoding mucin-5AC-like isoform X1 produces MVEWSKRDIFTPGVSGSSPVDVFVVKAFAQSAVLNSVKPTSVQTTASYPLSSSSEVLTSSTSILTPSSDLSKPTMLLVSSTSSYMTTDLSTLLDTSSIRSMISSTPIVFPSSITQSSSTNSENTTFPTMSPSSTSTQTTVSHNTQQRNTIINTTGTTTQTYVAEITLGESTSTHTTAAPNTSAGSNTTQTTAASTTSAASNTTQTSAASNTTQTSAASITTQTSTASTTTQSTVEPITPAASTTLLTTATPNSSAVSTSTQTTAASTTSAASTTTQSTVKPITSAASTTLQTTAAPNSLAVSTSTQTTAEPTTQSTSTTTQTSVAPNTSAASTTTQTIAAPITPELSTATQTTVEPTTSAANTTVQTTSIPITSAASTTTQNTMEPTTSTSSVPIQTIASTMTSAAHTKTQTTVESITSAASNAIQNTAVPIISATNTTTQTTAAPTTPTDSTTKQITTTPITSEETTTAQNTMEPTTSTSSITTQTIAAPITSAASITAQTTAAQITLAVSTTQNSTSAQTTEEPNSTTQTTTSTTTLTSITTTHTTVGPITSSPTTTKHSTLEPSTSTSSTTTQATDVTITSLPEISTQTTAVKITSPPTTTNETTAVPINTMSNSSTQTTATSITSLLNTLAQTTAEQINLPSNTSTDASTSHFISTSNIMTQLTGSLSSSLYSTTTQITDVQTTSTLSFTKPSTSLMSTENKTTETISSPKNATVQIMSTLTTSKETTSTTTPSQSSKTTKTIVIPFISPNMTISPITASPIIVSLSSTVLSNTTAYSDTTTIKLQENTSFEDKTTTALLDSTESHLSTNMLPDYTANITTNVPLSKSTTSFTTTTILPDSTTTPIDSINSATTKANLPVSTHNSTSFPTTPQNSTTRPATTSTQPDSKTGATTTALQETTTSAIPTSSRPNITENYIDYTIRYTTTTTPQGSTTNPTRTNALPDSTTSYLTTVYLPPSTTSKTTTTKPHDSTTSATLTLPDYTKSSTIKTLLPNSKTSTLIATSTLPNGITHTRATTATLVLPNITTDNTTIQTTLPDTTFLNAMSTLDYSMSSSTETQRSISTLLSTLLRPTVSSNTASLTTNVTSSGTLPSSTALTDVPVTNMTPTSTPSTFTLTISALSEVSTTGTWSQSTDLSTVLKVSESPSIGTTYTSTLKPNELTVAPQTTANSSSSTGNLNFSPSPSVDQQKGNKRPRGLTAGEKAAIGVCITMFIMAIVGAAFWIYRRRRYRGKWLINNDIGYRQWSFTNASYTGEEEDEQIKFKQSTRNNSSI; encoded by the exons atggtcgagtggtctaagcgggacatttttactccaggggtcagtggttcgagccctgttgatg TGTTCGTAGTGAAGGCATTTGCACAGTCTGCCGTACTTAACTCTGTGAAACCAACCTCCGTTCAAACAACCGCATCATATCCGCTTTCTTCTTCATCAGAAGTTCTTACATCATCAACGTCAATACTCACGCCATCGTCAGATTTATCCAAACCAACTATGTTGCTGGTTAGTTCAACGTCATCGTATATGACCACGGATTTATCAACGCTTCTAGATACATCGTCGATACGTTCCATGATTTCGAGCACACCAATAGTATTCCCTTCGTCAATTACTCAATCATCGAGCACAAATTCAGAAAACACTACGTTTCCAACCATGTCGCCATCTAGTACTTCGACACAAACCACTGTATCACATAATACTCAGCAACGGAATACTATAATAAACACCACGGGCACAACTACACAAACCTATGTTGCAGAAATTACTTTAGGAGAAAGCACTTCAACACACACCACTGCGGCACCAAATACTTCAGCAGGGAGCAATACAACACAAACAACTGCAGCATCAACAACTTCAGCAGCGAGCAATACAACACAAACTTCAGCAGCGAGCAATACAACACAAACTTCAGCAGCGAGCATTACAACACAAACTTCAACAGCGAGCACTACAACACAATCCACTGTAGAACCAATTACTCCAGCAGCGAGTACTACATTACTAACCACTGCGACACCAAATTCTTCAGCAGTGAGCACTTCAACACAAACAACTGCGGCATCAACAACTTCAGCAGCGAGCACTACAACACAATCTACTGTAAAACCAATTACTTCAGCAGCCAGTACTACATTACAAACCACTGCGGCACCAAATTCTTTAGCAGTGAGCACTTCAACACAAACCACCGCAGAACCAACAACCCAATCAACAAGCACTACAACACAAACCAGTGTGGCACCAAATACTTCAGCAGCAAGCACTACAACACAAACCATTGCGGCGCCAATTACTCCAGAATTGAGCACTGCAACACAAACCACTGTGGAACCAACAACTTCAGCAGCGAACACTACAGTACAAACCACTTCGATACCAATTACTTCAGCAGCCAGCACTACAACACAAAACACTATGGAACCAACTACTTCAACATCAAGCGTTCCAATACAAACTATTGCGTCAACAATGACTTCAGCGGCACACACTAAAACACAAACCACTGTGGAATCAATTACTTCAGCAGCGAGCAACGCAATACAAAATACTGCAGTACCAATTATTTCAGCAACGAACACTACAACACAAACCACTGCTGCACCAACTACTCCAACAGACAGCACTACAAAACAAATCACTACGACACCAATTACTTCAGAAGAGACCACCACAGCACAAAATACTATGGAACCTACTACGTCGACATCTAGCATTACAACACAAACCATTGCAGCACCAATTACTTCAGCAGCAAGCATTACAGCACAAACCACCGCAGCACAAATTACTTTAGCAGTAAGCACAACACAAAACAGCACTTCAGCACAAACCACTGAAGAACCAAACTCTACAACACAAAccactacatctacaactactttaacatcaattactacaacacaTACCACTGTGGGGCCAATTACTTCATCACCTACTACTACAAAACATTCCACTTTGGAACCATCTACTTCCACATCCAGCACTACTACGCAAGCAACTGATGTAACAATAACATCATTACCGGAAATTTCAACGCAAACCACTGCGGTAAAAATTACTTCACCACCTACCACTACAAATGAAACCACCGCCGTACCAATTAATACAATGTCCAACTCTTCAACACAAACCACAGCCACGAGTATTACTTCACTGTTAAACACATTAGCACAGACCACTGCCGAGCAAATCAATTTACCATCAAACACTTCTACAGACGCCTCTACATCCCATTTTATTTCTACATCAAATATCATGACACAACTCACTGGATCACTATCTTCATCACTATACAGCACTACCACACAAATCACTGATGTACAAACTACTTCTACATTGAGCTTTACGAAACCATCTACTTCACTTATGAGcactgaaaacaaaacaactgaAACAATCTCTTCACCAAAAAACGCTACAGTGCAAATCATGTCGACACTAACTACATCCAAAGAGACTACTTCGACAACAACTCCATCACAAtcaagcaaaacaacaaaaacaattgttATACCATTTATATCACCAAACATGACTATTTCACCAATCACTGCGTCACCGATTATAGTATCATTGAGCTCTACGGTGTTGTCAAATACTACGGCCTATAGCGACACTACAACAATTAAGCTGCAAGAGAATACTTCTTTTGAGGATAAGACAACAACAGCTTTACTGGACAGCACAGAAAGCCATCTTTCTACAAATATGCTACCAGATTATACAGCAAACATTACAACCAACGTCCCGTTATCAAAGAGTACAACTAGCTTTACGACTACAACTATTTTACCAGATAGCACAACTACACCTATAGATAGTATAAATAGTGCAACAACAAAAGCGAATCTACCAGTAAGTACTCATAACTCCACAAGTTTTCCAACCACACCTCAAAATAGCACAACAAGACCAGCTACTACATCTACGCAACCAGATAGCAAAACGGGGGCGACAACAACTGCACTACAAGAAACCACAACTAGCGCCATACCAACAAGTAGTCGACCAAATATTACTGAAAACTACATCGATTATACAATTAGATATACAACAACTACAACGCCTCAAGGAAGCACAACAAACCCTACGAGAACAAATGCGTTACCAGATAGCACAACAAGCTATTTGACAACAGTTTACCTTCCACCTAGCACAACAAGCAAAACAACTACAACTAAACCACATGATAGCACAACTAGCGCTACATTGACCCTACCAGATTACACAAAAAGCTCTACGATAAAAACTTTGCTACCAAATAGCAAAACAAGCACTTTGATAGCAACATCTACACTACCAAATGGGATCACTCATACGAGGGCAACAACAGCGACACTTGTTCTGCCAAATATCACAACTGATAACACTACAATACAAACTACTCTACCTGATACTACATTTTTGAATGCCATGAGCACCTTGGACTACAGTATGTCATCAAGTACTGAAACCCAAAGAAGTATATCTACGTTATTAAGTACACTTTTGAGACCAACAGTGTCATCCAACACAGCCTCTCTAACCACAAATGTGACGTCTTCTGGCACTCTTCCATCTTCAACTGCGCTGACAGACGTACCTGTAACAAACATGACTCCTACATCAACTCCCTCAACATTTACCTTGACTATCTCTGCTTTATCCGAGGTCTCAACAACAGGAACATGGTCACAAAGTACAGACCTGTCTACAGTCTTAAAAGTGTCTGAGTCCCCGTCAATCGGGACTACATACACCAGCACGTTGAAGCCAAATGAGTTGACTGTAGCACCACAGACAACTGCAAATTCCTCATCTTCCACTGGCAACCTCAACTTTAGCCCAAGCCCCAGTGTGGATCAGCAGAAGGGTAACAAGAGGCCTAGAGGACTAACAGCTGGGGAAAAGGCCGCAATAGGGGTTTGCATTACTATGTTCATAATGGCCATTGTGGGTGCAGCTTTCTGGATTTACAGAAG GCGGAGATACCGGGGAAAGTGGCTCATCAACAACGATATTGGCTACAGACAATGGAGTTTCACCAATGCCAGTTACACCGGTGAGGAAGAG GATGAACAGATCAAGTTTAAGCAGTCCACAAGAAATAACAGTTCTATATGA